Proteins from a genomic interval of bacterium:
- the had gene encoding 6-hydroxycyclohex-1-ene-1-carbonyl-CoA dehydrogenase, which yields MSERTVDRWMMTSQGEPCELRTEPLAPPPPGEAVIEVAGCGVCHTDISFLHLGVPTRAPAPLTLGHEISGTVLEAGDGVDKALVGRTVLVPAVMPCGECALCKAGERRICRGQVMPGNDRHGGFASHVTVPARYLCPVPDTVLANHELWELSVVADAVTTPFQAVRSSGLTEGGLAICIGAGGIGIHGVQIAAATGAKVIALDVDADKLALAAEHGADAVIDVSGLSIKEIKGRVKEVGKALGMPPVCQRIFEMSGTKPGQETAFALMGQGAHLSIVGFTMAKLEVRLSNLMAFDATMRGNWGCDPELYPEVLEWIGAGRLKVSPFVERHGLSEINEVLDAAHAGTLKKRAVLVP from the coding sequence ATGAGCGAGCGCACCGTCGATCGTTGGATGATGACGTCGCAGGGCGAGCCCTGCGAGCTGCGGACCGAGCCCCTCGCGCCTCCCCCACCCGGCGAGGCCGTCATCGAGGTGGCGGGCTGCGGCGTGTGCCATACCGACATCTCCTTCCTGCACCTGGGCGTGCCGACCCGGGCGCCGGCTCCCCTGACGCTCGGGCACGAGATCAGCGGCACGGTGCTTGAGGCGGGCGACGGCGTGGACAAGGCGCTGGTGGGGCGTACCGTGCTGGTGCCCGCGGTGATGCCTTGCGGGGAATGCGCCCTGTGCAAGGCGGGTGAGCGGCGGATCTGCCGCGGACAGGTAATGCCAGGCAACGACCGACACGGCGGCTTCGCGAGCCACGTGACGGTCCCGGCGCGCTACCTGTGCCCGGTGCCCGACACGGTGCTGGCGAACCACGAACTGTGGGAGCTGTCGGTCGTGGCCGACGCGGTCACCACCCCGTTCCAGGCGGTGCGCAGCTCGGGCCTGACCGAGGGCGGACTGGCCATCTGCATCGGCGCCGGCGGCATCGGCATCCACGGCGTCCAGATCGCGGCCGCGACGGGTGCCAAGGTGATCGCCCTGGACGTGGACGCCGACAAGCTGGCGCTGGCCGCCGAACACGGCGCCGACGCCGTGATCGACGTCAGCGGCCTGTCGATCAAGGAGATCAAGGGCCGCGTGAAGGAGGTGGGCAAGGCCCTCGGGATGCCACCGGTCTGCCAGCGCATCTTCGAGATGTCGGGCACGAAACCGGGCCAGGAGACGGCCTTCGCCCTGATGGGACAGGGCGCGCACCTGTCCATCGTGGGCTTCACGATGGCAAAGCTCGAGGTGCGTCTGAGCAACCTGATGGCCTTCGACGCCACCATGCGGGGGAACTGGGGGTGCGATCCGGAGCTGTACCCGGAGGTGCTGGAGTGGATCGGGGCAGGGCGGTTGAAGGTTTCGCCGTTTGTGGAGAGGCATGGGTTGTCGGAGATCAACGAGGTGCTGGATGCTGCTCATGCGGGGACGCTGAAGAAACGGGCGGTGCTGGTGCCGTAA